One window from the genome of Bradyrhizobium xenonodulans encodes:
- a CDS encoding c-type cytochrome, with protein MRTILAGLALCSAVASTVTSVTLAAEPSPELIAYGRTLVEAGGCAGCHTADPAKPFAGGKRIDTPFGTIYAPNLTPDRDTGIGAWTDADFTRAVRTGIAPDGSNYYPAFPYPYFTKMTKDDTLAIRAYLGTLAPVASRNKPPELRWPFGYRGLMRVWNALYFKPGLFEPDQSQSAAWNRGGYLVTGLGHCGACHTPKNYFGADKQAQALSGSEVGGWYAPRLDGAARTGLRSWSVEDITEYLQSGRNAKSHAGGLMAEVVVNSTAKMGDADVRAIAVYLKSLPPSRRETIVTPPDDTEMKSGLAVYAKLCVACHEADGSGAPRIYPPLPGNALLQSVNPSSTLRIILDGAHTVTTERAPNTGEMPGYAKQLSDQEIAAVTNYIRNSWGNAGPLVTPAQVAKARKEE; from the coding sequence ATGCGGACGATTCTGGCTGGTCTTGCGTTGTGCAGTGCGGTTGCGAGTACGGTTACAAGCGTAACCCTCGCCGCCGAGCCGTCGCCCGAGCTGATCGCCTACGGCAGGACGCTGGTCGAGGCCGGTGGCTGCGCGGGCTGCCACACCGCCGATCCGGCCAAACCGTTCGCGGGCGGCAAGCGCATCGACACGCCCTTCGGCACGATCTATGCGCCGAACCTGACGCCCGACCGCGACACCGGGATCGGCGCCTGGACGGATGCCGATTTCACCCGCGCTGTGCGCACCGGCATCGCACCTGACGGCTCGAACTATTATCCGGCGTTCCCCTACCCCTACTTCACGAAGATGACGAAGGACGACACGCTGGCGATCCGCGCCTATCTCGGCACGCTGGCGCCCGTCGCGAGCCGCAACAAGCCGCCAGAGCTACGCTGGCCGTTCGGCTATCGCGGCCTGATGCGGGTCTGGAACGCCCTGTATTTCAAGCCCGGTCTGTTCGAGCCGGACCAGAGCCAGAGCGCGGCGTGGAACAGAGGCGGCTATCTCGTCACCGGCCTCGGCCATTGCGGCGCCTGCCATACACCGAAGAACTATTTTGGCGCCGACAAGCAAGCGCAGGCCCTCTCGGGCAGCGAGGTCGGCGGCTGGTACGCGCCAAGGCTCGATGGCGCCGCGCGCACCGGGCTGAGATCGTGGAGCGTCGAGGACATCACCGAATATCTGCAAAGCGGCCGCAACGCCAAAAGCCATGCCGGCGGGCTGATGGCGGAGGTGGTCGTCAACTCGACGGCGAAGATGGGCGATGCCGATGTGCGCGCGATCGCGGTTTACCTGAAGAGCCTGCCGCCGTCGCGGCGCGAGACCATCGTGACGCCGCCTGACGATACCGAGATGAAGTCCGGCCTGGCGGTCTATGCGAAGCTGTGCGTCGCCTGCCATGAGGCCGACGGCTCGGGCGCCCCGCGGATCTACCCGCCGCTGCCCGGCAACGCGCTGCTGCAATCGGTCAACCCGTCCTCGACCCTGCGCATCATCCTCGACGGCGCCCACACCGTGACGACGGAACGTGCGCCCAACACCGGCGAGATGCCTGGTTATGCCAAGCAATTGTCCGACCAAGAGATCGCGGCAGTGACGAACTACATCCGCAATTCCTGGGGCAATGCGGGCCCGCTGGTGACGCCGGCGCAGGTGGCGAAGGCGCGGAAGGAGGAGTAG